DNA from Candidatus Ozemobacteraceae bacterium:
AAGATTGTGTTCGATGCCAACCAGCTGGGAAATCCCACCCAGGCGAGCGTCATTCAGTACGACTGGCGCTGATGCGTTTCCATGATTCGCATCGTCAAAGCCCGCGTCCATAACCTCAAGGATCTGACGCTCGGCATTCCCCGCAATGCGCTGACCGTCATCACCGGTGTTTCCGGTTCCGGAAAGAGCTCGCTTGCGTTCGACACGATCCATGCCGAGGGGCAGCGGCGGTATATGGAGTCGCTTTCCTCCTACGCCCGCCAGTTCCTCCAGCAGATGGAAAAGCCGGATGTGGAAAGCATCGACGGGCTGTCGCCCACCATTGCGATCCAGCAGAAGACGACCTCGCGGAACCCGCGTTCGACGGTCGGCACCGTCACGGAGCTGTACGATTATTTCCGGCTTCTCTTCGCCGCCGTCGGCGAGCCTCACTGCCCCGAGTGCGGTGCGAAAGTCACCAGTTCGACCCCCGCCCAGATCGTCGACGTTCTGCTCGAATACCCGGCGGGAACCCGGCTGACGCTGCTCGCGCCGGTCGTGCGCGGCCGCAAGGGGGAATACCAGAAGGTGTTCGAGGAACTGCGCCGCGAGGGGTTTTCCCGGGTGCGCGTCGACGGGGAACTCCGTCTCCTTGAGGACGAACTTCCGCGGCTCGACGCGAAGCGCGCGCATACAATAGAAATAGCTATAGACAGGGTTTCCCTCTCCGGCGTTCGGGAAGAGGCTTCCCGGCTCAACGATGCCGTCGAACTGGCGTTCAAGATGGCCGACGGCCAGCTGGTCGTCGTTCTCGAGAAACCGGACGGACCGAAGGGCCAGGAGATCCTGTTCAGCGAGAAGCTCCGATGCGGGAGGTGCGAGATCAGCCTGCCCGAGATCAAGCCCCGGCTCTTCTCGTTCAACGCTCCCTACGGGGCCTGCACGCACTGTTCGGGGCTGGGCAGCCAGCTCGTCGTCGATCCCGACCTGTTCATTCCCGACCGGAGCGTGTCGCTTGCCGACGGCGCCCTCAAGGCGATGGGCACGGGCGAGGAGACGATTCTCGGCCACTGGCTCGACAGCCTGGCGAAGCATTACGGCTTTTCGCTGCACACCCCGGTCGAGAAGCTCCCGAAAAAAGTCATGGATATTCTGTTCAAGGGGTCGGGAACGGACGAAATCGAGGTGTTCTACGAGGGTCGCCGCATGTCGGCGACGTTCAAGAAGCCTTTCGAAGGAATCATTCCCATGTTCGAGCGGCGATACCGCGAAACGCCGTCGGACGAAGCCCGCGCCTGGTACGAGCGGTTCATGCGCGAGCTCCCGTGCCCCGGGTGCGCCGGGAAGCGCCTCTCCCCGGCCGCCCTTGCGGTGACCGTCGAGAACCTCAGCATTCACGGGCTGACCCAGATGTCGGTCGGGAGCCTGGTCCGGTTTTTCGAGAAGCTCGTTCTGACCGAGCGACAGGCGTTCATCTGCAAGAAGATCCTCGAGGAGATCCGCAGCCGGTTGCGGTTTCTGAACGACGTCGGCCTCGATTACCTGACGCTCGCGAGGCCGGCCCACACCCTGTCTGGGGGCGAGGCGCAGCGCATCCGCCTGGCGACGCAGATCGGATCGGCGCTGGTCGGCATCACATACGTGCTCGACGAGCCCAGCATCGGCTTGCATCCGCGCGACAACCGGCGTCTGATCGACACGCTCAAAAGCCTGCGCAGTCTCGGAAACACCGTGCTGGTCGTCGAGCACGATCACGAGATCATGCTCGAAGCCGATCACCTCGTCGACCTGGGGCCCGGGGCCGGAACCGAAGGCGGGCGACTCGTCGCGGAAGGGACTCCGGCCGAGGTCGCGGCCGACCGGGAGAGCCTCACGGGGCGTTTCCTGGCAGGCATCGAGCGAATTTCGCCGCCGGATACGCGGCGCGGGGGGAACGGGAAGACCCTGACGCTCAGAGGCGCACGACATAATAATTTGAAAGATATAGACGTCGAGTTCCCTCTCGGCCGGCTGATCGCGATCACCGGCGTCTCGGGCTCGGGCAAGTCCAGTCTCGTGACGGACACCCTGTATCCGCTGCTGTCGAACCGCCTCGTCAAGACCCATCTCGACGTTGGTGGGCATGCGGGACTCGACGGGCTCGAACATATAAATAAAGTGGTAAATATAGACCAGGATCCCATCGGCCGCACGCCGAGGTCGAACCCCTGCACCTATACCGGTCTCTTTTCCCCCATCCGCACCCTGTTCTCGCAGACCGTCGAAGCCCGCTCGCGAGGCTATACGCCGGGCAGATTCAGCTTCAACGTGAAGGGCGGCCGGTGCGAGGTCTGCGAGGGATCGGGGCAGATCCAGATCGAGATGCACTTCCTTCCCGACGTTTTCGTCACCTGCGAGGCCTGCAAAGGACTGCGGTTCAACGACGAGACGCTGAAGGTCCACTTCAAGGGGAAGAACATCGCCGACGTGCTCGCGATGACCGTGAACGACGCGCTCGCCTTCTTCGAGGCGCATTACGTCCTCAGACGCAAGCTCGAAACGCTCCGCGACGTCGGTCTCGGGTATATCACGCTCGGCCAGGCCAGCACCACGCTGTCCGGCGGCGAGGCGCAGCGCATCAAACTCGCGACCGAACTGTCCCGTATGGCGACAGGCCAGACGTTCTACATCCTCGACGAGCCGACGACGGGCCTTCACTTCCAGGACGTGCGGTGCCTGCTCGGGGTTCTGAGCCGCCTCGTGGAAAAGGGAAACACCGTGGTCGTCGTCGAGCACAACCTCGACGTCGTGAAAACGGCGGACTGGGTCATCGACCTCGGCCCCGAAGGCGGCGACGCCGGCGGCCGCATCATCGCCGCCGGCACGCCGGAGGACCTCGCCGCGAACCCGGCGTCCATGACCGGCCGCTTCCTGGCCGAGATTCTGGGCCCGGCGTCTTCACCCAGACCCAAAGCGGAAAAGCGCGGCCGCGGGAGCAGGTCCGTTGCCCGCTGACCGGCCGCCGACGCAGCATTCATCCCTCCTGGCGCGTCGACCGGATCTGATCGTTCTTGCAGCCTTCATCGCTGCCGTCGCAGCCGGCTCCTTGATGGGCCTCTTCCAGTGGGACACCGAAGCCTACTTCTGGGCCGGCCGGGCCTGGATGACCGGCGCCGATCCCTACGACCTGATGCTCCTGACGAAGATGACGGGAAAGCCACCCCTGCCGTTCGTCTACCCGCCGACGGTCTTGCCGTTCATCGGCATCCTCTCGCTGCTGCCTCTTCCGCTCTTCCACCTGGTTTTTCTCGCGGCGAAGGTCGGTGCGCTGATCCTGCTGATCCGATGCTGGAGGAGGATCGTCGGGGAACATGCGGGGAACCTCGTTTGGTTCGCGATGCTGGGGTTTCACGGGGCCCTCTTTTCCGATCTGGGGGCGGGCAATATCGCCGTTTTCGAGGCGCTCCTCGTCTGGCTGGCTCTGGAAGCCTGGATCGACGGTCGGACGGAGCGGTTCGCCGCCCTGATCGTTCTCGCCGGACAGCCCAAGCTGGCGCCGCTGGCGTTCATCTCTCTGCTAACCTGGCGTTCGCCGCGCCACGGACGCACGCTGGCGATGTCCGTCGCGGGCCTCGCCGCCCTTACGGGCGTGCTGGTCGCGGTTGCGCCCGAGTCGTGGAGCAGGTTTTTCTCCCTGGCCGCGTCCATCGACGAGAGAGGCCTGAACAACCAAAGCCAGGTTGCTCTCTGGCGTGATCTGCTGGGAGTTCCGATCGGCAGCGTCGCATCCGGAAAGGCGCTGATCCCCTCCCTTCTGGTGAGCTTCGCCGTCGGCCTGGCGACCTGGAGGGTCGGATATCGCGCCTCAGCAGAGGGAGAAGAGGCCCGCCGGCGGGCCGTGTTCCTCGCGGTGCTCGCCTATGCTCTGGTCGTCCCGCGGTTCAAGAGTTATTCCTACCTGCTCCTGACACCGGCGGCCGTCGAGGCGTTCGGGCGAGCGCCGTCTTATAAAATAGCAAAATATGTATTTCTTGTGACGGGCCTCATGCCGTTCATGCCGTTTTCGGATCGTCTTCCGCTCGCGATCGCCTACCTGCCGCTCGCCTGGGCGGCCTGGTTCTGGTGGCTGCTGATTCGGCGCGGGGAAGCGCCGGACCGGACGACGGCGGTGTGATATCCTGATCGGTGCCCGGTGTGCCGGAGCGAGACAGGCAGGGAGAGACGATATGGGCCGCAAGAACGGTGTGACCTACGCGTGCCAGACGTGCGGACAGAGTTACAGCAAGTGGCAGGGCCAGTGCAGCGGGTGTGAGGAGTGGAACACCATCGTCGCCGAGGCCGCGGGCCCGGCCGGCCGCCCGACGATGCACGATTTCAAGTCGGGGGCGGCGAACCTCGCGCTGTGCCAGTCCCTCGACGACGTGAAGGCGGAACGGGCCGCCCGCTTCGCGACCGGCTTCGATACGTTTGACGAGCTGATCGGCGGCGGCCTCGTTCCCGGCGGCATCACCCTGATCGGCGGCGAGCCCGGCGTCGGCAAGTCGACCTTCATGCTCCAGCTCGCCTCGCGGCTCGGGGTGACGATCAAGCCCATTCTCTACATCTCGGGCGAAGAGTCCCTGACCCAGATCAAGCTTCGCGCCGACCGGCTCGGCATCGGCAACGGGAAGGACATCTTCCTCGTTTCCGAGCAGAACATCGACGCGGCGCTCGGGGCCGTGATGACCTACCAGCCGCGCCTGCTCGTCATCGACTCGATCCAGACGGTGTTCACTCCTCAGCTCGAAGCCACGCCCGGCGCGGTCGCCCAGGTGCGCGAGTGCGCCGCCATCCTCACGAAGTTCGGCAAAGACCGAGGTCTGCCGGTCATGATCATCGGCCACGTGACGAAGGAAGGCGCGATCGCCGGCCCGAAGGTGCTCGAGCACATCGTCGACACCGTCCTCTACTTCGAGGGTGAGATCAATTCGAATTTTCGCATCCTGCGCGTGTTCAAGAACCGATTCGGCGCCACAGGCGAGGTCGCGGTGTTCCAGATGACGGGAAACGGCCTGATGCCGGTGCTGAACCCGTCCGACCTCTTCGTCAGCCGCCACCGCACCGAATCTCCCGGCGTCGTCGTGGTGCCGCTTCTCGAAGGATCCCGCTGCATCCTGGCCGAACTGCAGACCCTGGTGACCCACTCGTTCCTGTCGATGCCGCGCCGCGTGGTGTCGGGCATCGATTCGAACCGGCTCCATCTCGTGCTCGCCGTGCTCGAAAAACACGGCGGGCTGAAATTCTACAACCGCGATGTCTTCGTGAACGTGGCGGGCGGCCTGCGGCTCGGCGAACCCGGCGGCGACCTCGGCCTCGCGATGGCCCTCGTCGGCAGCGCCTGGGACAAACCGGTGCCGCGCGACCTCCTGATGGCCGGCGAGCTGACGCTTTCGGGCGACATCCGGCCGGTCTCCGGCGTCGAACGCCGCCTGGCGGAAGGCCGCCGGTTCGGCTTCACGCGCTTCCTGGTCTCGGAAGCCGGGGACCCCCCCAAGGGCGCCGGTATCACCCGCGTCCGGACGGTCGCCGACGCCATCCGCTTCGTTTTCCCGAGCGGTCGCCCGCCGGCGCCGCCCTCGAAATCCCAGGGCGAGGAATGATGTCATGACCGGAAGGTCGAGATGGCCCGTCGTCGCCGTGATATGCCTCGTGTTCGTCACGGCCTTCGCCGGCTGGTATGACAGCACCGCGGCGAACGGCACGTTCGTCTACGCCCTGGACGACGCCTATATCCACCTGACGATCGGCAGAACGCTCGCCGAGCACGGCATCTGGGGCGTGTCACCCCGCGAATTCTCCTCCGCCTCCTCCTCCCCTCTCTGGACGATCCTTCTCGCCCTCTGGTGCCGCATTTTCGGGGCAAGCGATCTGGCGCCGCTCGCATTGAACGTTCTCTTCGCCTGTCTGCTGGTCGCCGTTGCCGATTCGCTGCTGTGCGACTCCTGGGACGGCTACGCCGGGCGGCCGTGGCGCCGCTTCGCGTTCCTGTGCGCGCTCATGTTCGCGATTCCCGCGCCGGCGCTCATCCTTTCGGGAATGGAGCATCTTCTGCATGCGCTGCTGGCGGTTCTCTTCATCCTGAAGGCGGCGGAGTTTCTCTGGCCTGGCCCCGATTCATCGAAGCCTTCCGAAGGCTTCCTGACGCTCTCGGCAATCGCCGCGCTCACGGTTGCGACGCGGTATGAGAGCATGGCCCTGGTTGCCCCGGTCTTTCTAGTGCTGGCCTGGAGACGAAAATGGAATTTCGCCGTCCCCCTGGTTCTGGCTTCCCTCCTCCCAGTGGTTCTGTTCGGAATATATAGTATTGTAAATAGAATGCCCTTCGTGCCGGCGTCGATCCTGGTGAAAACGGTCGGGCTCGCCCAGGGACTTCCGTCGTGGCTTCTGTATACACCGCTGGTGAAGGCCGCCATGCGAATCCTGGTCTGTCCACCCCTGCTGGTGATGATGGCGCTGGGCGTCTACACGCTTATCCGCGCGAGACGGGAAGGGACGAACGAGTCGTTCCGGTTTGCCGGCGCCGCGGGCATGTTCGCCCTCTCATCGCTCATCCATGCCGAATTCGTCGGCGTCGGCTGGTTCTACCGATACGAAGCCTACCTGATCGCGGTCGGAATGACGACCGCCCTGCCGGCCTTCGTGAACGACGTCGTCGTTCATGCGTCGCAGCGGGACGATCGGCGGAAATTCCATTCGATCGTTTTCTCCGCGCTCGTCTGCGTGCTGTTCTGGCCGTTCGTCACGCGGGCGGCGCTGTCCCTGGTCGACACCCCTCGTGCGTATCGGAACATCGGTGACCAGCAGGTGCAGCTGGCGCGATTTCTCGCGGCGAAGGGGACCGGGAAGACCGTGGCCCTGAACGATATCGGGGCCGTCGCCTATTACTCCGACACCCCCATCCTGGACCTGTTCGGCCTTGCCAGCCCCGAAGTCTATCGCGTCCGAATCCGCCACGAATACTCCACGGAGTCGATCGAACGGCTTGCCAGGCGGGCCGGCGCGGAAACGGCGATCCTGACCCCCGACTGGTACAAGGTGTTCGGCGGCATTCCCGCCTCCTGGACGCAGGTGGCGACGTGGAAGATCGAAAACAACATCATCTGCGGCAGCGATACGGTCGCATTTTACGCGATCGAGCCGAGTGCCCGGGAGGACCTGGAGCGCAGGCTGAAGGAGTTCGGGCCGAGCCTGCCGTCCGACGTGACGGCGGCGTTCCCGGGCAATCACGCAAAGTGACCGTCAGGCGGTGTTCCAGTTCCGCCAGGGGTTCCGGGCCAGGCTGGAGTTGAAATAGCGGGGGTCGCCCGTCACTTCTCGGCCGGCCCAGGAGGGAAGTTCGAAGTGAACGCCTTCGCCGGAAAATTCTATTTCAGCGACTATCAAACCTTCGTTCTCGCCCGCAAACTCGTCGATCTCCCACTTCCTGCCGGCGAATGCGACGGTATACCGCGTTTTCTCGATGAGGGGCTTTTCACAGAGACGCTCGAGCATCTCCCGGGCGTCGACGGCGGGGATCTCATACTCGTACTCCGCCCTGGCCGCGCCGGAGGATTCCCCCTTGATGGTGAGAAACCCGCGGTCGCCGGCGATTCTGACGCGGACGGTCCGTTCCTTTGCCGTCGAAAGATATCCCTGACGATAGAATACGCCCCGCGCGCCCGTGCGCCAAGCATCTCCGGTGACCAGGAATTTCCGTTCGATTTCGATGCCCATATCCGTTTTCCAATTGTGGCAGGAAATCCGACGCAGAGCAAGAGTTTCCTGTTGCAATTGCCGTCGCGTCACGGTACAGTGAGGGTTCGGACGAACCCGCCGACGCGGTAGGAAACATGCTGAAGACGATCGATCGCTATATCTTTGCCGAGCTCCTGCAGCCGTTCCTGTTCGGAATGGCGTTTTTCGTCGCGATCTGGCTGATCGACCTGATGATGGAGCTGATCAACCTCATTTTCACGAAGGGCGTTCCTCCCTCGGTCGTCTTCCTGTTCTTCGTCTACAATCTTCCGCCCACCCTCGTCATCAGCTTTCCCATGGCCATCCTGCTCGGCACGCTCGTGGCGTTCGGCCGCCTCTCGTCCGATTCCGAGGTCATCGCCATGAAGGCGGGCGGGTACAGCTTCACGCGCATCGCGATGCCGGCCGTCGTCGCCGGAATCGCCGTCACGGGCGTCACGTTTCTGTTCAACGAGAAAGTGGTGCCGGTCGCGAACGACAAGTTCAGCAAACTGTTCAGGCGCGAGGTCACGCTCAAGCGGCCCCTTCCGAAGATCGCCGCGAACCGGTTCTTCGAGGCCGGTCCCGGACGGAAATTCTTCGTTCAGGAGTTCGACAAGGAAACCCGCGACATGTTCGGCGTCATCATGTACGAAGGCCAGGCGAAGAACTACCCGCGGGTCATCGAGGCCGCGAAAGCCCGGATCTCCGACGGGAAGTGCGTGTTCTGGAACGGCCGCATCTCGGACCTTCGCAGCTCCGGCGCCGATTATCACTACACCTACTTCGACACGCTCGACTACCCGATCGACACGCATTACGTGAACCCCGACGACGTGCCGGACAACAAGGACCCCCGCCGGATGAACCTGGGCGAGCTCTATGCCTACATCCAGGACCTCCAGGGCAAGGGACTGACCGGCAAGGCCCTGAAGCAGAACTGGATCGAGTTCTGGACCAAGACCTCGATTCCGTTCGCGAGCCTGATCTTCGTTCTTCTCGGCGCGCCGCTCGGCACGCAGACGAGCCGCTCCGGCACCAGCATCGGGATCGGCATGTCGGTCGTGATCATTTTCCTGTACTACGTCTTTTTCGCCGCCGGAAAGGCCTTCGCCACCGGTGGTTACGTGTCGCCCTTCGTGGGCGTCTGGCTGCCGAACTTCATCATCGGCAGCATCGGCGTGTGGCTGATCATGCGCTCCAAGGCCTGAGCCGCCGTCGTCCATCCCGGCATCCCCCGCGGGTGCCCGAGTTCCAGGAGACCGTTTGTGAAAAAGCCCCTGACCGCCCTGATCGCAGCGAAACTGACGGAAACGGTGCGCCGGTACGGCGTCGACCCGGCCGGCGTCTTCGATCTCCAGGTGCCGCCCGACCGTTCGAAGGGCGACTTCGCCCTGAACACCGCCATGCGCCTGGCGAAACCCGCGAAGAAACGGCCGCTCGAACTCGCCGAGGAGATCGCCGCGATTCTCCGGACCGAGACCGACTGGTTCGACCGCATCGAGGTCGCGCCGCCGGGCTTCATCAATATGTTTCTCAAGACGGCCGTCATCGGCCGCGTGCTCGCTGAAACCGCGAAGCAGGCCGACCTGGGCGTGCGGCGCGAAGACCGGCCCCAGACCGTCGTCATCGATTATTCGAGCGTGAATATAGCGAAGCAGATGCATGTCGGCCATCTTCGTTCCACCATCATCGGCGACGTGCTTTCGCGCGTGCTCGAAGCCCGCGGTGAAAAGGTGATCCGCCAGAATCATCTCGGCGACTGGGGACTGCCCATCGCCATGGTCATCTGGAAGGCCGGCCCGCTCCTGCGCGACATCGAAGCCCGCGGCGTGCCGGTCGAGTCCGAACTGACCCTCGCGAAGCTGGAAACGCTGTATCGCGATGCGACGGCCGCCTGCAAGGAAGACCCGACCGCAGCCGCGACGTGTCACGACATCCTCGTGAAGCTTCAGAACGGGGACGAGCAGCTGCTCCGCGACTGGCGCACCGTGACCCGCGTCTCGATGGCCGAGGTCTATCGCATGTACGCCGAGCTGGGCGTCAGACTGACGCCGGAGCACGAGTGCGGCGAGAGCTTCTACCGCGACCGCCTGGCGGCGGCGGTCGAAGCCGTAAAACAGGCCGGCCGGCTCGTCGAGTCGCAGGGCGCCCGGTGCGTGTTCCTCGAGCATTTCAAGGCGAAGGACGGCAGCCCGCTTCCCGTCATCGTCCAGAAGTCCGACGGCGGCTACAACTACGAGACGTTCGACCTGGCGGCGGTGATCTATCGCGTGAACGAGCTGGCCGCTGATCGCGTGATCTACGTGACCGACGCCCGCCAGGCTCTGCACTTCGCGCAGGTGTTCGACGTGGCGACGGTCTGCGGCTGGACGAAACGGGCCGACGGGACCTCCGTCAGCTTCGAACACGTGCCGTTCGGAAGCGTGCTCGGCGAGGACAACAAGCCTCTCAAGACGCGCAGCGGCGAGAACGTGAAACTCTCCGACCTCATCTCGGAAGCCGTTGAACGCGCCTACGCCACGGTCTGCGAGAAGAACGCCGATCTGCCCGAAGAGCAGAAGCGCCGCGTCGCCAAAGCCGTCGGCATCGGCGCCGTCAAATACGCCGATCTGAGTCAGAACCGTAATAATGACTATATATTCTCGTTCGACCGCATGCTCGCTCTGCAGGGCAACACCGCGCCGTATCTGCAATACGCGCATGCCCGCATCTGCTCGATCTTCCGCAAGGGAGGAATCGCGGATGCCGAAGATCTCGGCGATCCCGTCCTCGTCGAGCCGGCAGAACGGGCGCTCGGTTTGAAGCTCCTGGAGTTCGCGGACGTCGTTGCCTCGGTCGAAGCCGATCTGCGACCTCACACCCTGTGCACCTACCTGTTCGACCTCGCGACCGCATTCTCGGGCTTTTACGATCAGTGCCCGGTGCTCGTGGCGGCCGACCCGCAGCAACGCAGGTCGCGCCTCGCCCTGTGCCGCATCACGCGGCGAACCCTGGCGCTCGGCCTCGACCTGCTTGGCATCGAAGCGCCCCAGGAGATGTAAGCCATGCCGGTCTGTCCAACCTGCGCCCAGCCGAACGAGCCCAACCGCCGTTTCTGCGGTTCGTGCGGAGCCCGCCTCGAATCGTCCGTCGAAGGAACGCCCGAATCCGCTTCGCCGTCGGCGCCGCGGGGACGCGCGTCCGGCGCCGTCACCCCCGCCGAGCTCGAGGCTCTGACGGCCGAGGTGAAACGGTCGCCGACCTCTGCCGATGCGTATCTGCGACTCGGCGCGGCTCTGCTCGCCTCGGGAAAGGGAGAACGGGCGTTTTCGACGTTTCGGGCGGCCAAGGCCATCGCGCCGAACGACGTCCGCATCCACCGGCTCGGCGCCGAGATCCTCGAGACGCTGGGGCGGCACGACGAGGCGCTGGCCGCGCTCGACACGGTCGTAAAGCTGAGCCCGGGCGGCGATATCGAGGCGGACCTCCAGGCCGCCAGGATCCTCCACGAGTCCGGCCGGCGCCAGAAGGCGCTCGACCGGCTTCAGCGGCTGCGGGACGCGGCGCCGCGCAAGCCGGAGATTCTTCTCAGGCTTTCCGAGATCGAGCTGAGTCTCGGAGATGCGGTCGCGGCGCAGATCGACCTGACCGCGTACCGCAAGCAGACCGGTGAGTCGCGCGAGATGTTCCTCCTGCTCGGCCAGGCGATGATGGCCCAGTCGTTCCACGACGGCGCGATCCGCCATTACCGGGACGCTCTGGCGAAATTTCCGGACGATTTCGAGCTCCGGCTCGGCCTGGGCCGGGCATACCTGGGAAGCGGCGAGCGCGGCCAGGCGATGCTCGAGTTCGAGCGGGCCCTGGCGGCGGCTCCGACGAGAATCCCGGTTCTCCTCGAAATGGGCCGCCTCTACGGCGACATGGGGATGGAGGAGAAAGCCGAAGAGCTGTTCGAACGGATTCACCGGCAGAACGTGCGCGACGGCGAGGTGTTTCTATCGCTGGCGGAATATTATCAGAAGAGACGCCGGCCCGGCCGGGCGAAAAGCGAGCTCGAGCGAGCCCGCAGTTGCAGTCCGCATCATCCCGGGATCGTCCGGATGCTGTGCGAAATTCTCGAGGCCGAAAACGACACGGCGAAAGCCCTCGCCGAATACGAGCGGTTCCTCGAAAGCGTTCCCGGGACCGCCTGGGCCCTGGAAGGCGTGATCCGTTGCGCCCGCGCCCAAGGCGAATTCGCGCGCGTCGCGAAGGCGCAGAAGGCGTTCATCGAGGCCGGCCAGGCCACGCCCGAGTCCTGGTGCGACCTGGGTGAGACCCTGATCCGGCTCGGCAAGTTCAGGGAGGCCGAGAAAGCGTTCGAAACCGCTTCCCATCTCGATCCGACCTGCGCCCGGGCCTACCAGGCGCCCGAACTTATCCGCATCGAGAAAGCCCGGGCCGACGGCGAGCAGTTCGTTCAACAGGCGCGCGAGGCGATTAAAAAACGGTTTCTTCTCACCGCGGTCGAGCGGCTCGACCGGGCTCTCGAACTCGTTCCGCGCGAAACAGCCTGGATGCGGCTTCTTGCCGACGTCTGCCTTCGCATCGGCGCGTTCGGCCGCGCCTCGGAGATGCTCTCGAAGGTGCGCGCCGCCGATCCGCGCGACGTATGGGTGAGCCGCCAGCTCGCGCGGGTGTATGAGAGCGAGGAAAAGCAGACGCTTGCGATCGAGCTCCTGGCTTCGGCGCTGAAAGATCAGCCGGGCGACGTCGAGACGCATATCGCGCTCCTCAGACTCAAGCGCGGCCAGGTCAAAGGAGACCGGTTCGAGCGCGACATGCTCGGTTCGCTGATGAAGCATGTGCAGGCCGAGTTGTCCGGTCTCGGCAAAAACAGCCCGGTGCCGGCGCTGGTCGAGGGATTCGCGCAGTATATCTTCGGCATGGGAACCCGTTCCCAGACCGAGGCGCTGGCGAAGGCCCAGGAATTATTCGAGGAGGCCCTGTACCGCAACGGCGACGATCCGTGGGCTCAGCGAGGCCTGACGCTGGTCTTCCGGGCCCGGGGGGACGTGAAGAAGGCGGCGCACCATTTGCAGGAAGTGGTCAGGCAGAGTTCCGATCCGACCCAACTCCTTGCGCTGGCGAAACTCCACGAGAACTTCCAGTTCTACGGGGACGCGCGGCGCTGTTACACCTCTCTCAAAAACCTGTTTCCCGACAACGGCCTGTACCGGCGCCGGATCGTCGAGATGATGTCGCACGAGAGCGAGGCCGGCGGGAAGAACCTGCTGATGGAATTCCTCGGAACGGTCCAGGAACAGGTGAAGGCGTCCCAGATCGACCCCTGGCCCGCATACGATCTCGCCGTCGCCCAGACGATCATGGCGCGCCGCTCGACGCAGCGCGAGGAATGGTCGCGCCGGGCCCTCCTGAGCTGGAACAAGGCCGCCTCGATGGCCGATGCGCCGCAGTGGTCGCGCTGGGGGCTGATGGAGGCGCAACTCGAGTTCCTCAAGGGCGCCGATCGGCTCCGGGCGCTGAACCAGAACCTGAAACTCTGCGAGAAGATCGCGCGGGAACATCCCGACCTGGCCCCCGCCCATGCGGCGGTCGCCCGATGCTATCTCGGCT
Protein-coding regions in this window:
- the uvrA gene encoding excinuclease ABC subunit UvrA, with protein sequence MIRIVKARVHNLKDLTLGIPRNALTVITGVSGSGKSSLAFDTIHAEGQRRYMESLSSYARQFLQQMEKPDVESIDGLSPTIAIQQKTTSRNPRSTVGTVTELYDYFRLLFAAVGEPHCPECGAKVTSSTPAQIVDVLLEYPAGTRLTLLAPVVRGRKGEYQKVFEELRREGFSRVRVDGELRLLEDELPRLDAKRAHTIEIAIDRVSLSGVREEASRLNDAVELAFKMADGQLVVVLEKPDGPKGQEILFSEKLRCGRCEISLPEIKPRLFSFNAPYGACTHCSGLGSQLVVDPDLFIPDRSVSLADGALKAMGTGEETILGHWLDSLAKHYGFSLHTPVEKLPKKVMDILFKGSGTDEIEVFYEGRRMSATFKKPFEGIIPMFERRYRETPSDEARAWYERFMRELPCPGCAGKRLSPAALAVTVENLSIHGLTQMSVGSLVRFFEKLVLTERQAFICKKILEEIRSRLRFLNDVGLDYLTLARPAHTLSGGEAQRIRLATQIGSALVGITYVLDEPSIGLHPRDNRRLIDTLKSLRSLGNTVLVVEHDHEIMLEADHLVDLGPGAGTEGGRLVAEGTPAEVAADRESLTGRFLAGIERISPPDTRRGGNGKTLTLRGARHNNLKDIDVEFPLGRLIAITGVSGSGKSSLVTDTLYPLLSNRLVKTHLDVGGHAGLDGLEHINKVVNIDQDPIGRTPRSNPCTYTGLFSPIRTLFSQTVEARSRGYTPGRFSFNVKGGRCEVCEGSGQIQIEMHFLPDVFVTCEACKGLRFNDETLKVHFKGKNIADVLAMTVNDALAFFEAHYVLRRKLETLRDVGLGYITLGQASTTLSGGEAQRIKLATELSRMATGQTFYILDEPTTGLHFQDVRCLLGVLSRLVEKGNTVVVVEHNLDVVKTADWVIDLGPEGGDAGGRIIAAGTPEDLAANPASMTGRFLAEILGPASSPRPKAEKRGRGSRSVAR
- a CDS encoding glycosyltransferase family 87 protein, yielding MPADRPPTQHSSLLARRPDLIVLAAFIAAVAAGSLMGLFQWDTEAYFWAGRAWMTGADPYDLMLLTKMTGKPPLPFVYPPTVLPFIGILSLLPLPLFHLVFLAAKVGALILLIRCWRRIVGEHAGNLVWFAMLGFHGALFSDLGAGNIAVFEALLVWLALEAWIDGRTERFAALIVLAGQPKLAPLAFISLLTWRSPRHGRTLAMSVAGLAALTGVLVAVAPESWSRFFSLAASIDERGLNNQSQVALWRDLLGVPIGSVASGKALIPSLLVSFAVGLATWRVGYRASAEGEEARRRAVFLAVLAYALVVPRFKSYSYLLLTPAAVEAFGRAPSYKIAKYVFLVTGLMPFMPFSDRLPLAIAYLPLAWAAWFWWLLIRRGEAPDRTTAV
- the radA gene encoding DNA repair protein RadA, which gives rise to MGRKNGVTYACQTCGQSYSKWQGQCSGCEEWNTIVAEAAGPAGRPTMHDFKSGAANLALCQSLDDVKAERAARFATGFDTFDELIGGGLVPGGITLIGGEPGVGKSTFMLQLASRLGVTIKPILYISGEESLTQIKLRADRLGIGNGKDIFLVSEQNIDAALGAVMTYQPRLLVIDSIQTVFTPQLEATPGAVAQVRECAAILTKFGKDRGLPVMIIGHVTKEGAIAGPKVLEHIVDTVLYFEGEINSNFRILRVFKNRFGATGEVAVFQMTGNGLMPVLNPSDLFVSRHRTESPGVVVVPLLEGSRCILAELQTLVTHSFLSMPRRVVSGIDSNRLHLVLAVLEKHGGLKFYNRDVFVNVAGGLRLGEPGGDLGLAMALVGSAWDKPVPRDLLMAGELTLSGDIRPVSGVERRLAEGRRFGFTRFLVSEAGDPPKGAGITRVRTVADAIRFVFPSGRPPAPPSKSQGEE
- a CDS encoding CYTH domain-containing protein; protein product: MGIEIERKFLVTGDAWRTGARGVFYRQGYLSTAKERTVRVRIAGDRGFLTIKGESSGAARAEYEYEIPAVDAREMLERLCEKPLIEKTRYTVAFAGRKWEIDEFAGENEGLIVAEIEFSGEGVHFELPSWAGREVTGDPRYFNSSLARNPWRNWNTA
- a CDS encoding LptF/LptG family permease, encoding MLKTIDRYIFAELLQPFLFGMAFFVAIWLIDLMMELINLIFTKGVPPSVVFLFFVYNLPPTLVISFPMAILLGTLVAFGRLSSDSEVIAMKAGGYSFTRIAMPAVVAGIAVTGVTFLFNEKVVPVANDKFSKLFRREVTLKRPLPKIAANRFFEAGPGRKFFVQEFDKETRDMFGVIMYEGQAKNYPRVIEAAKARISDGKCVFWNGRISDLRSSGADYHYTYFDTLDYPIDTHYVNPDDVPDNKDPRRMNLGELYAYIQDLQGKGLTGKALKQNWIEFWTKTSIPFASLIFVLLGAPLGTQTSRSGTSIGIGMSVVIIFLYYVFFAAGKAFATGGYVSPFVGVWLPNFIIGSIGVWLIMRSKA